A stretch of DNA from Leptospira licerasiae serovar Varillal str. VAR 010:
AGTAACGCTTCTTTGTCCGCGAAATGTTTGTATAATGCGGCGTGGCTTAGATTCAGGTTTCTAGCCACGTCGGTCAGTTTCAAACGCTCGACGCCGTTCCTTCTGATCTCAATCTCAGCGGCATCGAGCACTTTTTCTTGTAGTTCTTCCGGTTTTAAACCTGTTTTAGGCATCTATCATTTAACGACGAGCTGCATTAAATGAGAAGGATATCTATCTCCTTGGAAGGCACCATCCGGAAAAGATTCGTCCAGGGTTTTCAGTTCTTCCGGACTTAATTGGACCGAAAGAGCTTCTAAATTTTCCCTAAGACTCGCTCTTCTTGTGGAACCGATCAGAGGAACAATATCCTCTCCTCTATGCAGCACCCAAGCGATAGCAAGTTGTGCAGTACTGCAACCTTTCTTCTTTGCAAGCTCTTGAAGCAGACTCACACGCTCCAAATTCGCTTCAAGGTTTTTTCCCAGAAAGCGTGGAGAATTAGATCTAAAATCAGGAACGCCCAGAGAGTTTTCTATCTTTCCGGTTAGAAGTCCCCGACCTACGATCCCATATGGAACGATCGCAACCCCAAGCTCTCTAGCGGTATCCAAGAGTTCCTTTTCGATTACGCGAGTGGCCAAAGAATATTCCACTTCCAAAGCGGAGACCGGATGAACTTTATGGGCTCTTCTCAAATTTTCAGGAGAAGCTTCCGAAAGTCCCAAATAGCGCACGTATCCTTCCTTGATCAGATCTGCAATTGCGCCTACTGTCTCCTCGATCGGAATTTCCGGGTCGACCCGAGATGCCTGGTAAATATCGATCACATCGACTCCAAGCCGAGTGAGAGAATGTGCCGCAAAGTTTTTTACAGAATTCGGACGGAAATCGTATCCGATGAATGCGCCGGAAGGACTGCGAAGTCCACCGAACTTCACGCTGATCATAGGTTTGTTCTTTCTTCCTTTCAGCGCTTCCGATATCAAAAGTTCGTTATGACCTGTTCCGTAAAAGTCTCCAGTATTTAGGAAATTGATCCCGGAATCTAATGCTTCATGGATGGTCGCAATGGATTCTTCCCTACTTCTGGTCTCTTTTGTTCCATAAAAATCCGACATCCCCATACAGCCTAAGCCGACTTGGGAAACTTCAGGGCCGTTTTTACCTAATTTTCTCAGTTTCATTCGAAACCTCCATTTAGTTACAGTTTACATTTTTTATTATTTGTAACTAAATACAAGCTTTTTTCGAAACTGTTTTGTCGGAGTTCCTACATTTCTTGCTTTTCGCTTTCCGACATAATACCATTTTAGTTTTCCGGAGTAGCAGATCCCATGGAACACCAGAAACCAATCGTCCAGCTTTTAGACGCGACCACAGAACCATTCAACCTAGCCATAGCGTCTGCGAGAACCTGCTATTCATCTAAGGGGATCCTTCTTCCGGAAGATATGATCCGCTCTGAAAAATCCCTGGAGATTAGGGACAAGGTGGCCAAATCCACTAAAAAGGCGGGCCATCTCACCACGAGACAACATCCTCATTTTATATTCACCCTGGACAAGGTATCCCGTCAGTTCGTTTGGTCCTTTTTACATTCTCATCCGTACTATAACTCGGAACAGGTGAGCCAAAGGTATGTGGAAGTTAAAAAGGAAAATTATTATATTCCACCTACTCTTTCCGGAAAGCAGAAGGAGCTCTATCTGGAAGCAGTTGAGTCTGCGTCTAACGCGTATTTTGAGTTTGTGGAACTACTGCATCCGTTCATCCAAGACGAATATTTCCTAGTATACAAGGCTCGGGCAAATTATCCGGAAAAATGGCAGCAACCGATTAAGAAGAAGTGTCTGGAAGTAGCACGTTACCTTCTTCCTTTGGGAACCTATACTTATTTATATCATTCAGTAAACGGACTCACCCTTCATAGATATAATCGTCTGATGAATTCGTTCGATGTTCCGGAAGAACAACGCTTGGTTGTAGAGGAGATGATCGAAAAGGTGAAAGAGATCGATCCTCTTTACGTAGAGGAAATGGACGATCCGATCCCTCTGGAAGAAACTGCAGAGTTTAAATTTTTCAAAGACTTCTACCAGGACAACGCTAACGAATATAGACCGGAAGCGGCTAAAAATTTCGTAAGAGAATTCGACGAGGATATGGATAACCGTTATTCAAGGTTAGTTTCCTATTCTTCTAACGGTCCGGAAGTTTTAGCTTCTTCTGTCCGAGCAGTTTTAGGTTTATCTAAAAATTCTCTAAACGATGAAGAAGCGATCCGGCTTGTGATGGATCCTTCCAAAAATAAACATCTGACCTCTACTCTGAACGAAACAACTATGAGTCCTCTTTCTAGAGCGATGTTCAATGTGCATTATTCTTTCAAAAAAAGGATCTCTCATTCCGCTGATAGCCAGGACCAAAGGCATAGAATGGTACCCGGTTCTCGCCCTGTGTTAATGAGCCAGTATACCGGAATGCCGGATTATATCGTTCCCAAAGTAGTATTAAAATATCCTCAATTAGAAGAAACTTATAGAAGAAGAATGGACGGCATTTTTAAAAGCTTGAACCGTTTTATAGAAGCAGGCGGATCTACTGAACATGCTTCTTATCTTCTACCGAACGCTTTTCCGGTACGTTTTTATGAAAGTGGGGATCTATTAAATCTTCATCATAAATGGAGAGCAAGGACTTGTTATAATGCTCAGGAAGAAATTTTCCAAGCTTCTATCAATGAACTTGTGGATCTAACAAAGGTACAACCTGAGATCGCAAAATGGATCAAGGCGCCATGTTGGATACGTCTGCAAGGCGATATCAAACCGTATTGTCCGGAAGGCGACCATTACTGCGGGACCCAAGTTTGGAAAAGAGAATTGGACGAGTATGATAGAACTCTGTGACTACAAGCTGCATTTTCGCACAAATGCACAGAGCTACAGCGACTATTAAGAAATCGTCCGAATTCGGATAAAAATTATCGGGCATCGATCCGATCGCTCACTCCAAAAAAATAAAAAAAGGCAGGACTAAAAACCGATTTCGGAGTAAATCATCCTATATATAATCATGAAAACAGTATCTCCTACAAGGGCCGAAGAACTAGTCCGATACCGCAGATTTATTCACAAACATCCCGAACTCAGATACGAAGAAGTCGGGACAGCGGATTTCGTCTCTAAACATCTCCAATCTTTAGGCTATACTTTTCAATCCGGGATCGCAAAAACAGGGATCGTTTGTTTGATAGATTCCGGAAAACCGGGTAAAACTCTTTTGGTTAGGGCTGATATGGATGCTCTTCCTATCTTTGAGGAGAACAAGACGGATTACACATCCGTTCACAATGGAGTTATGCATGCATGCGGTCATGACGCTCATACTTCCGTTTTAATGGGCCTTGCCTCCGAACTAAAAGAAAATCCAAGTGCGATCGTCCCAAAAGGAAGAGTCTTGTTGGTATTCCAACCTGCAGAAGAAGGCGGACAAGGCGCAGATCGAATGATCGAAGAAGGAATATTAGAAAAATACGATGTATCCGCTGCATTGGCGCTTCATGTGTGGAATCATATCCCTGTAGGAAAAGTGGGAGTTGTAGACGGTCCTATGATGGCCGCTGTGGATGAATTCCAGATCACTGTCCAGGGGATCAGCGGTCACGGTGCGATGCCCCAGCATACAGTGGATCCTATATTAGTAGGTTCTCATATAGTCACAGCTCTCCAAAGTATCGTGTCCAGAAACACCGACCCTCTGGATTCCTGTGTTGTCACAGTAGGCGCCTTTCATGCAGGACATGCATTCAATGTAATTTCCGAAACGGCTGAATTAAAGGGTACAATCCGAACATTCACAAAAGAAATGTTTGATAAAGCGCCAGATCTATTCAAAAGAGTCGTGGAAAATACTGCCTCCGCCTTTGGTGCTAAGGCAATAATCCATTACGAAAGGACAAATGCTCCGACGATCAATCATCCTGAAATGGCAAATATCGTCCGAAAAGCATCGGAAAATATTTTAGGTCCGAACTCTATAACAGAAGAACATGCTAAGACCATGGGCGGAGAAGATTTCTCCGCATTTTTGATGAGAGTCCCAGGATGTTACTTTTTTGTAGGCTCAATGAATGAGGAGAAGGGACTTGTACATCCGCATCATAGTTCCAAGTTCGATATAGATGAGACTTCTCTTCCGATCGGTTTGTCTGTGATGAAGGAAGCAATCCGACTTTATTTAGAAACTCATTGAGGATCTGATCCCCCGTAGGAATTCCAATGTGCAGACCAGGCCTTTTGTTGGAATTCCTACATAACATACTGGGTTCAAGCTCCCCAAGGCAAAAACTTCTCCTCATCTTTTGCAGTTTCCTTTTTCGGCCCCTGATTTCCCTCTCCGAATGGCCTAAATCCGGAATTCAAGTTCAATTCTATTTTCAAAAGCGAACTTAAAAAACTACTGGTGGAAACATTTCTCTCTTTGGCGTAACCCATCGCTTCCCAATAATCCGCACCATAAACTCGGACCCTTTTTCTGGAATCGCTACTCTTTACTTTTTCAAAATCTAATCTTGGGATCTTCCCTTTTTGTCTTTTTTCTCTAAAAGAAGAAATTATAGACTGAAGGATCATCTTTGGATCTCCCAAATGAAGTATAGCATCTCTCCAGATCGATTCCATTTCCATAGGAATTCTCCAATCAATTTGAATCGTCCCCCTATTCTCTAAAATTTGTTTCCTAAAAACTTCTTCCATGTTCGCCTCCGAATAATGGGATCGAATCCTTAACATGGAACCAATATCATCAAATTAAAAAAATATATAATATTAAAATTTTTGAATTTAGTTCGTCTTAGGCAAGAATTAGCGACTAAGACGAAAAGTTTGGAGACGTAAACAAGGATTTGCAGCAACCATCAACTCAAAAAATCGCATGACACAACGGATCGAAAAAATGACCGGAATCAATATTCCGGAGTATATTATAGAAATTTAATTGAAAAAATCGGATAAATCCCGGCCAAAGCTTTAGGATTTACAAAGACTCCCTTCCGTGCCACAGATTAAGACCTCATGGCCTCAATCTCATCTACTTCTTTTGCGATCATAGAAGTTAGGACCACCGGACTATCCCCGTTCACAAGTACGTCATCCTCTATTCGAACTCCGATCCCTCTGAAACCGACAGGGATTGTCTCATCGGCAGGATCAAAATACAACCCAGGTTCCACAGTTACGACCAGCCCGTTCTGCATAGGTTTACTTTTTCCGTTCTCAAAATAGCGCCCTACATCATGCACATCCATTCCGAGATAATGGCCTGTTCTATGCATGTAAAATCTGCGGTATTCTCCTTTCTCAATAATCTCCGAAAGATTTCCTTTTAACAAACCCAGATCCATCAATCCGGAAGTTAAATTTTTAACGGTCTTTTCATGAACCGCATTGAACTCTACACCTTGTTTTGTATCCAAGATTGCTTGTTTCTGCACATCCAATACGAGTTGATAAATCGTTCTTTGTTCTGAAGTGAATTTTTTCCCCGAAGGAAAGACTCGCGTAACGTCTGCGGTATAATAATCCTTCTCCGCTCCGCTATCTACTAAGATGAGTTCGTTATCGCCGATCTTTGCGCGATTGGTTGTATAATGAAGAATGGTTGCGTTCTTTCCTGCAGCGACTATATGGCCGTAACCTCCGCCCCAGGCACCATGTTTTAAATATTCGGATTCCAGAATGGACTCTAATTCGAATTCATACATTCCAACCCTCGTCTCTCTGAACAACCTTTCGTGTCCGAGAGCTGTTATCCGGGAAGATTCTTTTAATTTTTCGATCTCTTCCGGTGATTTTAACATTCTCATTTCATGAAGAAAATTAGGGATCTCCCATCTTTGTGGACCGAATTTACCTTCTCTCAATCTTCTATTCAAGGAGCTGATGAGTTCGAGTAATTCGGAATCTCTTTTAGAGTCCTTTCCAAAAAAATGATATAAGGTAAACTGATTGGTTAGAATATCAGAGATCTTGGAATCCCATTCTCCTAGATCAAAGCTTTGATCCAATTCTAATCTTTTTTTGATCTCTTCTTTTCCGAGACGGATGCCTGTCCAAATCTCTTTCTCCTTATCTTTTGGAAGAGCAAAATGAGAGGAGAAGTCCCTACGTAATACCAAAACACCGTCTTCTTCCTCGATACCTGTCAGATAATAATAATCGGAGTCCTGTCTAAACTTATACTCCACATCCCTATTACGGATCTTTTGAGGAGCGGCAAAAATGAGTAGGACTTCCGACTCTTTTAAAAGATTCTGAACTTCTCGGATCCGTTTTCTAAAAATGTTTTGGTCCATAATTATCCTTTAATTAGACGAATTCCCTCTTCCACCATTTTGTCTGTATCCTGTTCCAACATACAACGAAAATGTCTTTTAGGACAGACCCTTCCCCCATGAATACCACAAGGACGACAGTCTAGGCCGTTCACTTCCGAGATAAACACACTGCTAGCCAAAGGAGTATAACCGAATGCAGGAATTGTGGCGCCGAAAGCGGCCAAAGTCGGAATATTAAATGCGGAAGCAAAATGAATTGGAGAAGAATCGTTTGTCACAAGGAGGACCGCCCCGCTCATCAAATAGCTCATTTCAGGAAGAGAAGTTTTTCCCGCAAGATTGATCCCGAAATCCTGCGCTACTTCTTCGCAAAGTTTGGTATCTCCTTTGCCTCCGGTCAGAACGATTTTTAGTCCGGTCCTTTCATGTAGAAGTTTACTGACAGTTTTGAATTTATCCGCAGGCAAACGTTTTGTCTCCCAAACGGAAGAAGGAGAAACCAGGATATAATTCCCTTTTTCTAAACCGTTCTTTTTCATTTCTGATTGGATACCGGTAACGGATTCGGGTTTCCAAAATAGTTCAGGTTGTCTGGAAATATTTTTTCTTTCTTCTTCCGAATAGATCAATGAAAGAAGTTTGTCCACCTCGTGAGGTCCTCTTAACAACCTTGGCTTTCTTTCATTCAATAAGAATGAAAATCCTGCAGTCTTATATCCTATTCTCCTTTTGGCTCCGCTCAAAAATGAAATTATAGAAGAACGAAATGAAAAATGAGGAGAAATACAAATAGTAAAATTATGTTTTCTTAATTCTTTACAGAAGTTCCAAAAGCCGAAAAAAGAAGATTTGATCTGTTTTTTGTCCAAAGGGATGATAAGATCGATCCAAGGATTCGCTTCCAAAACGGATTCGGTCCCTTTGTTCACGATCACAGTCATTTTAGAACCGGGAAACCTTTTCTTGATCTCCCTAAAAAGTGGAGTAGTTAAGATCAGGTCCCCTAAGAACGCAGTTTGGATCACTAAAATATTTTCAGGCATTACTTTTGCGCCTCTAGGATAGTTGCAAAATTATTTACACCGAGCCCTCCGATGGACAAACTCAATGCAGTATCCGAATCATTTTCATTCATAAAATTACAAAGTTCGGCGATTTGTGCAAGGCCCGAAACTCCCACCGGATGACCTCTTGTTTTCAACCCTCCGGAAGGATTGATAGGAAGTCTCCCTCGTTTGTCAGTGACACCTTCCGCCACGTTTGCAAGCGCCTTTCCTTGAGAAAATAAGCCTGCATCTTCTGCGGCGATGATCTCAAAGATCGTGAATGCATCGTGCAATTCCGCGACTTGAATATCCGAAGGTTTTTTGCCGGATTCCGTATAAGCTTGCTCAAACGCGGATCTAGATGCCGGAAAACTAAGTCCACCTGGAACTCCGTTCACCTGCCCTAAACCATGCCCCGTACCGATTATCTTAATTTTTTTACGGTCCTTATCCAATCTTGCCGGATCAGTCTCTAAAAGTAAAGCGCAGGAACCGTCGGACAAAGGAGAAATATCATATAAACATAATGGACTTGAGAACATAGGAGAGGAGAAGTATTCCTCTTCGCTTAAGTTTTTTTGAATATGTGCGATCTTATTCTCGAGACCGTTATCGTGAAGTTTTTTAGATAACCTGAAAAGTTCCTTTCTGGAATATCCAAAATCCCTTAAATACCTGGTTGCAGTCAAAGCCCCACCTTGGGCCATGGACATTGCCAGATTCCTTTGTTGGGAAGAGAGAACAGAACCCAAGAGTAGATTATTCTCTTCTCGAGGAAGTCTACTCATGACCTCCGTTCCGATCACGATCCCTCTTTTAAATTTTCCTGATAGAAGAAGATAACGGGCCAGATGAAGAGCGGAAGCTCCACTGGAAGATGCAGTCTCAGAACGGATCGCGAATAAGGAAGAAAGTCCTAGATCTTCTTTGATCTTTGCTGGTAAAAAAATTTCTCCAGTATAACGTTCGGGGGCCATACATGCAAAGATCAGAAATTCAGGAACAAAGCCTGGATTCTTCTTAAGTAAATGATTCGCAGTATCATAAGAGAGCGATTGATAGTCGGAATCAGTCTTGCCGAATTTACTTAAGTGAGAATCGAGCACATAGGCCGAGGTCATATTCCTACAAATTTCCCGGCTCCTGATTACGAGCAAAGTCAAAAACTTAAGAGACGACGCTGCCTTTTTTCGAATCTCGCTTTTCAAAATAGGCACTCTCGTTTATAGTGATCTAAGGTAGGAGAAACGACGTGAAAGGAAACCAAGAAGTCCTCGAAATCCTAGCGGAAGTGCTCTCCGCCGAACTCACAGCGATCAACCAGTATTTCATCCACGCAAAGTTGAACAAGAACTGGGGTTACGAAAAACTTGCTTCTTATATGAAGAAAGAATCCATCGAAGAGATGAATCACGCAGACCAAGTCATCGAGCGTATTCTCTTCCTGGACGGAGTTCCCGATCTGCAAAGATACATGAAGATCAATGTAGGTAAGGATATCGAAAGTATCCTAAAGAATGATTTAGACGTAGAATACAATGCCGTAGAACGTTTGAATCGCGGGATAGAAATTTCCACCAAAAATAAAGACAACGGCACACGTGAATTGCTCGAGAAGATCCTCGTCTCCGAGGAGGAGCATATCGACTGGCTCGAGGCCCAGCTAGAGATCATCAAAACCATTGGGGTCCAAAATTATTTGGCCCAACAAATCACCTAAGCATTGAATTCCAAAAAACCATCCCCTAAAAAATCCCCTTCTTCCGGATATGGCGAGAAGGGGCCTGCTAAGTCAGGTTCTTCTTTTTCCAAACCGACTCGCTCCAAAAACTCGAGTGCCGATCGAGATTCAGATCGTAAACCCTATCGCTCTAAAGAAAGAGGCGACTCAGAAAGACCTTACCGTTCCAAAGACGGAAACTCTAAGCCAGGATATTCTTCCGACAAACCGAAAGAGAGAGGCGGATCTAAACCGTTTCGTTCCGGCAATGATAGAAACTCCCCTGCTCGCTCCGGAAATCGTAAATTTTCAGACGAAGAAAAAAAACCTTTTCGAGATAAAGATTCCGATCGCAGTGATCGCAAACCATTCTCACGTAGTTCAGATCGTGGGGACAGAAAACCATACTCTCGTGATTCAGATCGCGGAGAAAGAAAGCCATTCTCTCGCGATTCAGAACGTGGAGAGAGAAAACCATACTCTCGTGACTCAAGCCGAGGCGATAGAAAACCATTTTCTCGCGATTCAGAACGTGGAGAGAGAAAACCTTTTTCCGGAAACACAAGAGGAGAAGGTAGGAACTCCTACGGTGAAAATTCCGATCGAGGCGATCGTAAACCATTCTCACGTAGTTCAGATCGTGGAGAAAGAAAGCCGTATTCTCGCGATTCAGATCGCGGAGACAGAAAGCCATTCTCTCGTGACTCAAGCCGAGGCGATAGAAAACCATTTTCTCGCGATTCAGAACGTGGAGAGAGAAAACCTTTTTCCGGAAACGCAAGAGGAGAAGGTAGGAACTCCTACGGTGAAAATTCTAACCGTGGAGATCGTAAGCCATTCTCAGGAAATTCGGATCGTGGGGAAAGAAAACCATTCTCTCGCGACTCCGGCCGTGGAGAAAGAAAGCCATTCTCCGGTAACTCTGATCGTGGAGACAGAAAACCTTTCTCTCGAGACTCAGACCGTGGAGAACGTAAACCTTTTTCCCCTCGCGGAAAAGAAGGATTTCGTTCCGAACGTCCAACTCGTTCCTATGAAGAAGATAATTACAGAGAAGGCATCCGTGCGGGTTGGCAGTCCGCAAAACTTTCCCTCTCGGAATTTGATAGACCGGAAGCCCTCACCTATCATGCGTCATGCGGAGATGGTCTCGCATTCTTATTAAAAGAAGAAGTTATAGAAGCGGGTTTAGAAATTCTCTCGGACAACAGAGGAGGAGTTTTTTTCAAGGGACCTTCCAAAAAAGTCAGGGACTTTTGTTTGAGTTCGGGAATTTCTTCCGGGATCAGCTTCGAATTGTCCTCTTGGCAGGACATTCAAGGGCCAGACGATCTATACGAAGTTGCGGCAATGTTCCCTTTCGAAAAACTACTTTCTCCGGGCACCAAGTTCAGAATAGATGCTGCGACAAAAGATAGCCTTCAAGATTCACGTTATGCGACTTATCGCTTAAAAGACGCGATATTCGACAGATTCAGAGCACAAGGACTCGAGCTACCGGAAGCGGATCGTGAAGAGCCGGAGGTATTATTCTACCTTCGTTCCAGAATGAATCAGGTAAAATTATTCCTGGCATTACATGCCCAACCTTTACAAAGAAGAGGTCATGGAAGAGAAGGTGGAGAAGCTCCACTCAGAGAAACCTTGGCACAAGCGTTGCTCCGCTTTTCAGGTTGGAAACCGGGAGAAGCGTTATACGACCCATTCTGCGGTTCAGGTACTCTATTGATAGAAGCGGCGCTCAGAATGAGAAACGGTGGCTGGGTGAACTACAAAAGTTTGTCCAGATCCTCTATCTTCACCAGGCTGTTCGGACCTTGCAAAGCAAAAGAAGAATGGGACTCAAAGGAAATCCTACTCTTCGGTTCGGATATCTCGGAAGACGCAATAGAATTAGCAAAAAAGAATGCAAAAGAAGCCGGAGTCGCAGACTTGATCCGCTGGAAGGTTGCTTCCGCAGAAGAACAAGACGCAAGCCCCGGATTCAAAGAAGGTAAGATCGTAACGAATCCGCCTTATGGAGTCAGATTGGGAGACAAGGAATCCGTTTCCGAATTGTATTCTAGCTGGGGAGAATCTTTGAAAAAGAATTTCTCCGGATCCTATGTGGCTTTAGTGGCGGGAGATCCTTCCCTTTTGGGCTTCTTAAAACTCAAATCCGACAAAGAACAATCCGTCACCATCGCTAAGTTAAAAGGAAAATTAGTTGCCTATCGGATCGACTAAGCCAGACTCCCGGGAGAGATGAATCACCAGGAGATCCTACTCAAACTTTTAGAAGTCACGGAAAACTCCAAGGACAGTTTTCAGTTCCTGAAACTATTCCGGTCCTTGGAGCCTGAAAAATTCGCGGTCATCCATGCAAGCTCCGAGACCTTGACCGAATCCGCGGAAGCTTTTTTATACAATTTAAAATTATTACAAAAGTTACAGCTATTCCCTGTAGTCGTTCTGGAGAAAGACGGAGTATCTTACGCAAATCTTTTCTATCGCTCCCCCGCTTCCAAGATCAGTTTAGAGTCAATTAAGGACTCGTTGGAAGAAGGACAAGAACTTCCAGGTTCCAGAAACCTACCGGCAAAATGGTTCAGA
This window harbors:
- the bfr gene encoding bacterioferritin gives rise to the protein MKGNQEVLEILAEVLSAELTAINQYFIHAKLNKNWGYEKLASYMKKESIEEMNHADQVIERILFLDGVPDLQRYMKINVGKDIESILKNDLDVEYNAVERLNRGIEISTKNKDNGTRELLEKILVSEEEHIDWLEAQLEIIKTIGVQNYLAQQIT
- a CDS encoding THUMP domain-containing class I SAM-dependent RNA methyltransferase; the protein is MSSGISSGISFELSSWQDIQGPDDLYEVAAMFPFEKLLSPGTKFRIDAATKDSLQDSRYATYRLKDAIFDRFRAQGLELPEADREEPEVLFYLRSRMNQVKLFLALHAQPLQRRGHGREGGEAPLRETLAQALLRFSGWKPGEALYDPFCGSGTLLIEAALRMRNGGWVNYKSLSRSSIFTRLFGPCKAKEEWDSKEILLFGSDISEDAIELAKKNAKEAGVADLIRWKVASAEEQDASPGFKEGKIVTNPPYGVRLGDKESVSELYSSWGESLKKNFSGSYVALVAGDPSLLGFLKLKSDKEQSVTIAKLKGKLVAYRID
- a CDS encoding thiolase family protein translates to MTSAYVLDSHLSKFGKTDSDYQSLSYDTANHLLKKNPGFVPEFLIFACMAPERYTGEIFLPAKIKEDLGLSSLFAIRSETASSSGASALHLARYLLLSGKFKRGIVIGTEVMSRLPREENNLLLGSVLSSQQRNLAMSMAQGGALTATRYLRDFGYSRKELFRLSKKLHDNGLENKIAHIQKNLSEEEYFSSPMFSSPLCLYDISPLSDGSCALLLETDPARLDKDRKKIKIIGTGHGLGQVNGVPGGLSFPASRSAFEQAYTESGKKPSDIQVAELHDAFTIFEIIAAEDAGLFSQGKALANVAEGVTDKRGRLPINPSGGLKTRGHPVGVSGLAQIAELCNFMNENDSDTALSLSIGGLGVNNFATILEAQK
- a CDS encoding aminopeptidase P N-terminal domain-containing protein, producing MDQNIFRKRIREVQNLLKESEVLLIFAAPQKIRNRDVEYKFRQDSDYYYLTGIEEEDGVLVLRRDFSSHFALPKDKEKEIWTGIRLGKEEIKKRLELDQSFDLGEWDSKISDILTNQFTLYHFFGKDSKRDSELLELISSLNRRLREGKFGPQRWEIPNFLHEMRMLKSPEEIEKLKESSRITALGHERLFRETRVGMYEFELESILESEYLKHGAWGGGYGHIVAAGKNATILHYTTNRAKIGDNELILVDSGAEKDYYTADVTRVFPSGKKFTSEQRTIYQLVLDVQKQAILDTKQGVEFNAVHEKTVKNLTSGLMDLGLLKGNLSEIIEKGEYRRFYMHRTGHYLGMDVHDVGRYFENGKSKPMQNGLVVTVEPGLYFDPADETIPVGFRGIGVRIEDDVLVNGDSPVVLTSMIAKEVDEIEAMRS
- a CDS encoding glycosyltransferase family 9 protein — protein: MPENILVIQTAFLGDLILTTPLFREIKKRFPGSKMTVIVNKGTESVLEANPWIDLIIPLDKKQIKSSFFGFWNFCKELRKHNFTICISPHFSFRSSIISFLSGAKRRIGYKTAGFSFLLNERKPRLLRGPHEVDKLLSLIYSEEERKNISRQPELFWKPESVTGIQSEMKKNGLEKGNYILVSPSSVWETKRLPADKFKTVSKLLHERTGLKIVLTGGKGDTKLCEEVAQDFGINLAGKTSLPEMSYLMSGAVLLVTNDSSPIHFASAFNIPTLAAFGATIPAFGYTPLASSVFISEVNGLDCRPCGIHGGRVCPKRHFRCMLEQDTDKMVEEGIRLIKG
- a CDS encoding M20 metallopeptidase family protein; this encodes MKTVSPTRAEELVRYRRFIHKHPELRYEEVGTADFVSKHLQSLGYTFQSGIAKTGIVCLIDSGKPGKTLLVRADMDALPIFEENKTDYTSVHNGVMHACGHDAHTSVLMGLASELKENPSAIVPKGRVLLVFQPAEEGGQGADRMIEEGILEKYDVSAALALHVWNHIPVGKVGVVDGPMMAAVDEFQITVQGISGHGAMPQHTVDPILVGSHIVTALQSIVSRNTDPLDSCVVTVGAFHAGHAFNVISETAELKGTIRTFTKEMFDKAPDLFKRVVENTASAFGAKAIIHYERTNAPTINHPEMANIVRKASENILGPNSITEEHAKTMGGEDFSAFLMRVPGCYFFVGSMNEEKGLVHPHHSSKFDIDETSLPIGLSVMKEAIRLYLETH
- a CDS encoding aldo/keto reductase, coding for MKLRKLGKNGPEVSQVGLGCMGMSDFYGTKETRSREESIATIHEALDSGINFLNTGDFYGTGHNELLISEALKGRKNKPMISVKFGGLRSPSGAFIGYDFRPNSVKNFAAHSLTRLGVDVIDIYQASRVDPEIPIEETVGAIADLIKEGYVRYLGLSEASPENLRRAHKVHPVSALEVEYSLATRVIEKELLDTARELGVAIVPYGIVGRGLLTGKIENSLGVPDFRSNSPRFLGKNLEANLERVSLLQELAKKKGCSTAQLAIAWVLHRGEDIVPLIGSTRRASLRENLEALSVQLSPEELKTLDESFPDGAFQGDRYPSHLMQLVVK
- a CDS encoding FAD-dependent thymidylate synthase encodes the protein MEHQKPIVQLLDATTEPFNLAIASARTCYSSKGILLPEDMIRSEKSLEIRDKVAKSTKKAGHLTTRQHPHFIFTLDKVSRQFVWSFLHSHPYYNSEQVSQRYVEVKKENYYIPPTLSGKQKELYLEAVESASNAYFEFVELLHPFIQDEYFLVYKARANYPEKWQQPIKKKCLEVARYLLPLGTYTYLYHSVNGLTLHRYNRLMNSFDVPEEQRLVVEEMIEKVKEIDPLYVEEMDDPIPLEETAEFKFFKDFYQDNANEYRPEAAKNFVREFDEDMDNRYSRLVSYSSNGPEVLASSVRAVLGLSKNSLNDEEAIRLVMDPSKNKHLTSTLNETTMSPLSRAMFNVHYSFKKRISHSADSQDQRHRMVPGSRPVLMSQYTGMPDYIVPKVVLKYPQLEETYRRRMDGIFKSLNRFIEAGGSTEHASYLLPNAFPVRFYESGDLLNLHHKWRARTCYNAQEEIFQASINELVDLTKVQPEIAKWIKAPCWIRLQGDIKPYCPEGDHYCGTQVWKRELDEYDRTL